Proteins from a single region of candidate division WOR-3 bacterium:
- a CDS encoding ACT domain-containing protein, producing the protein MNNIKVFKVGGSVLSKPEDFLKIAQLILKFKNTKICLVTSAIKGKTDELIKVYTTAVPEPDFYNFERFVGMGEIQAAMIFESVFKYLGAEVKAVIPGMDEWPIHIRLESKSQLSAQKINEKREFKLLPKSKNIAKRYLTPLLNKNKIVVIPGFIAQDEKNNTVTLGRGGSDISALIVAELLEAKELILVKDVGGILSVDPKIVSNTKMIKRLSWAELGALAASGAQVLNPISLKHRKNLPKLRVIANDSINIENGGTEILFDKEVSITLSEKTFGVLTFIGEKIPETLGILSNVSNALTEKKIAIHSITISDNLLAIYVEEDKSEKAYEILSPLILKIKSLKALNLKKGIAKIVIRSLKFINEPGAIKKIVTPISREKINIWEILTVHTDIMVFVESQDKVKAYNFINQLFRKE; encoded by the coding sequence ATGAACAATATTAAAGTATTTAAGGTTGGCGGATCGGTCCTTTCAAAGCCCGAGGACTTCTTAAAAATTGCCCAGTTGATTCTAAAATTTAAGAATACAAAAATTTGCCTTGTAACCTCAGCAATAAAAGGTAAGACCGATGAATTGATAAAGGTTTACACCACGGCTGTTCCTGAGCCTGATTTCTATAATTTTGAAAGGTTTGTAGGTATGGGCGAGATTCAAGCAGCAATGATATTTGAATCGGTCTTCAAATACCTTGGCGCTGAAGTAAAGGCAGTTATTCCAGGAATGGATGAATGGCCCATACATATAAGACTCGAATCAAAATCTCAACTCAGTGCACAAAAAATAAATGAAAAAAGGGAATTTAAACTCCTGCCTAAATCAAAAAATATTGCTAAAAGATATCTAACTCCCCTGCTGAATAAAAATAAAATAGTTGTAATCCCGGGATTTATTGCCCAGGATGAAAAAAATAACACCGTGACCCTGGGCAGGGGCGGAAGCGATATCTCAGCATTAATCGTTGCTGAACTATTAGAGGCAAAAGAACTCATTTTAGTAAAGGATGTAGGAGGAATCTTGAGTGTAGACCCCAAGATTGTTTCAAATACCAAGATGATAAAAAGACTTTCCTGGGCAGAACTTGGTGCCCTTGCTGCATCCGGTGCCCAGGTCTTGAATCCAATCTCCTTAAAGCATAGAAAAAATCTTCCTAAATTGCGGGTAATTGCCAATGATAGTATAAATATAGAAAATGGTGGTACTGAGATTCTTTTTGATAAAGAAGTCTCTATCACCCTTTCTGAAAAAACTTTCGGTGTATTGACTTTTATTGGTGAAAAAATTCCAGAGACATTAGGGATTTTGAGCAATGTTTCAAATGCACTGACCGAAAAAAAGATTGCTATCCATTCAATTACTATTTCTGATAATCTCCTGGCAATTTATGTTGAGGAAGACAAGTCAGAAAAGGCTTACGAAATACTTTCCCCCCTCATTTTAAAGATCAAAAGTCTTAAGGCATTAAACCTGAAAAAGGGGATTGCAAAGATTGTGATAAGAAGTTTGAAATTTATCAATGAACCAGGTGCTATAAAAAAGATAGTTACACCGATTTCCCGTGAAAAGATCAATATCTGGGAAATTTTAACGGTCCATACCGATATTATGGTATTCGTTGAATCCCAGGATAAAGTTAAGGCATACAATTTTATCAACCAATTATTCAGGAAGGAGTAA